Proteins from one Dermacentor variabilis isolate Ectoservices chromosome 1, ASM5094787v1, whole genome shotgun sequence genomic window:
- the noc gene encoding zinc finger protein no ocelli isoform X1 — translation MALAPRAGEAVGCCGTRRDTKRALCTVTMQMIGRTHVPVCSLGSSDLDAKKSPLALLAQTCSNIGADNPNIKPIIPPLEKPKDQDKSKGKSSSLSSSSTSSSSQLDDKPSFKPYESAKKEDSASNGDVGGGKKSPSSSSKSPPRVASSSPAASIASSGKASPTASEGGHSKSDASSGSATAITTTTSSSSSTPSSQNTLSGLGYGGAAALGLDLARDKDALSQLTSLSAAYKGLNPLANCCSPLLAGHLPGGMDGSFPGAALASQALKLGSYPVGSPLSPYVGYARVKTAGGGTSLVPVCRDPFCTNCQMSMQSAQLGVCPSGCTQCSHDRLGQSLGLNPALVPPGMGSSGLGSPLYPGAAAAHSMLTRPNVCSWMVGDTYCGKRFSTSEELLQHLRTHTNLSVTDSSALPLLSPSLSVPSVSLSAAAAACHLHYSTAPSLTTPAGLRRTYPTSLSPVGSLSARYHPYKPPIPTFPGTPFAPLPHPSLGMYYSPYGLYGQRLGPPVHP, via the coding sequence CTCGACGCCAAGAAGAGCCCTCTGGCACTGCTGGCGCAGACATGCAGCAACATTGGCGCCGACAACCCCAACATCAAGCCCATAATTCCACCGCTGGAGAAGCCCAAGGACCAAGACAAGAGCAAGGGCAAGTCATCGTCGCTCTCTTCTTCTTCGACGTCCTCATCGAGCCAGCTGGACGACAAGCCGTCCTTCAAGCCCTACGAGTCGGCGAAGAAGGAGGACTCCGCCTCCAATGGTGACGTCGGCGGCGGCAAGAAGTCCCCTTCCTCATCGTCCAAATCCCCGCCGCGGGTCGCCAGCTCGTCGCCCGCTGCGTCCATTGCCTCCAGCGGCAAGGCCTCGCCTACGGCTTCCGAAGGCGGTCACTCCAAGTCTGATGCTTCTTCAGGTTCAGCGACGGCCATCACGACGACTACCTCCTCGTCATCGTCGACGCCTTCGTCGCAGAACACGCTGAGCGGCCTTGGCTACGGCGGTGCCGCGGCCCTTGGCTTGGACCTGGCGCGCGACAAGGACGCGCTGTCGCAGTTGACCTCTCTGAGCGCGGCCTACAAGGGGCTCAACCCGCTGGCTAACTGCTGCTCGCCGCTGCTGGCGGGCCATCTGCCAGGAGGCATGGACGGCTCGTTCCCCGGCGCGGCACTGGCGAGCCAAGCTCTCAAATTGGGCAGCTACCCCGTCGGCTCGCCCCTGTCGCCGTACGTGGGCTACGCACGGGTGAAGACAGCCGGCGGCGGCACCTCGCTGGTGCCCGTTTGCCGCGACCCGTTCTGCACGAACTGCCAGATGAGCATGCAGAGCGCCCAGCTGGGTGTCTGTCCCAGCGGCTGCACCCAGTGCTCGCACGACCGCCTGGGTCAGAGTCTGGGCCTGAACCCGGCGCTGGTACCTCCTGGGATGGGCTCCAGCGGCCTCGGCTCGCCCCTCTACCCAGGCGCGGCCGCCGCGCACTCAATGCTGACGCGGCCCAACGTGTGTAGCTGGATGGTGGGCGACACGTACTGCGGCAAGCGGTTCTCCACCTCTGAGGAGCTGCTACAGCATCTGCGCACCCACACCAACCTGTCGGTGACGGACTCTAGCgcgctgccgctgctgtcgccAAGCCTGTCGGTGCCGTCGGTCAGCCTGAGTGCAGCAGCCGCCGCCTGCCACCTGCACTACAGCACGGCACCATCGCTGACCACGCCGGCTGGCCTTCGCAGGACCTACCCGACCAGCCTGAGCCCCGTCGGCTCCCTCTCGGCGCGCTACCACCCGTACAAGCCGCCAATACCGACCTTCCCCGGCACACCATTCGCGCCGCTACCTCACCCTTCGCTCGGCATGTACTACTCGCCCTACGGACTCTACGGACAGAGGCTAGGACCTCCTGTGCACCCCTGA
- the noc gene encoding zinc finger protein no ocelli isoform X3: MASIQLDAKKSPLALLAQTCSNIGADNPNIKPIIPPLEKPKDQDKSKGKSSSLSSSSTSSSSQLDDKPSFKPYESAKKEDSASNGDVGGGKKSPSSSSKSPPRVASSSPAASIASSGKASPTASEGGHSKSDASSGSATAITTTTSSSSSTPSSQNTLSGLGYGGAAALGLDLARDKDALSQLTSLSAAYKGLNPLANCCSPLLAGHLPGGMDGSFPGAALASQALKLGSYPVGSPLSPYVGYARVKTAGGGTSLVPVCRDPFCTNCQMSMQSAQLGVCPSGCTQCSHDRLGQSLGLNPALVPPGMGSSGLGSPLYPGAAAAHSMLTRPNVCSWMVGDTYCGKRFSTSEELLQHLRTHTNLSVTDSSALPLLSPSLSVPSVSLSAAAAACHLHYSTAPSLTTPAGLRRTYPTSLSPVGSLSARYHPYKPPIPTFPGTPFAPLPHPSLGMYYSPYGLYGQRLGPPVHP, translated from the exons ATGGCTAGTATTCAG CTCGACGCCAAGAAGAGCCCTCTGGCACTGCTGGCGCAGACATGCAGCAACATTGGCGCCGACAACCCCAACATCAAGCCCATAATTCCACCGCTGGAGAAGCCCAAGGACCAAGACAAGAGCAAGGGCAAGTCATCGTCGCTCTCTTCTTCTTCGACGTCCTCATCGAGCCAGCTGGACGACAAGCCGTCCTTCAAGCCCTACGAGTCGGCGAAGAAGGAGGACTCCGCCTCCAATGGTGACGTCGGCGGCGGCAAGAAGTCCCCTTCCTCATCGTCCAAATCCCCGCCGCGGGTCGCCAGCTCGTCGCCCGCTGCGTCCATTGCCTCCAGCGGCAAGGCCTCGCCTACGGCTTCCGAAGGCGGTCACTCCAAGTCTGATGCTTCTTCAGGTTCAGCGACGGCCATCACGACGACTACCTCCTCGTCATCGTCGACGCCTTCGTCGCAGAACACGCTGAGCGGCCTTGGCTACGGCGGTGCCGCGGCCCTTGGCTTGGACCTGGCGCGCGACAAGGACGCGCTGTCGCAGTTGACCTCTCTGAGCGCGGCCTACAAGGGGCTCAACCCGCTGGCTAACTGCTGCTCGCCGCTGCTGGCGGGCCATCTGCCAGGAGGCATGGACGGCTCGTTCCCCGGCGCGGCACTGGCGAGCCAAGCTCTCAAATTGGGCAGCTACCCCGTCGGCTCGCCCCTGTCGCCGTACGTGGGCTACGCACGGGTGAAGACAGCCGGCGGCGGCACCTCGCTGGTGCCCGTTTGCCGCGACCCGTTCTGCACGAACTGCCAGATGAGCATGCAGAGCGCCCAGCTGGGTGTCTGTCCCAGCGGCTGCACCCAGTGCTCGCACGACCGCCTGGGTCAGAGTCTGGGCCTGAACCCGGCGCTGGTACCTCCTGGGATGGGCTCCAGCGGCCTCGGCTCGCCCCTCTACCCAGGCGCGGCCGCCGCGCACTCAATGCTGACGCGGCCCAACGTGTGTAGCTGGATGGTGGGCGACACGTACTGCGGCAAGCGGTTCTCCACCTCTGAGGAGCTGCTACAGCATCTGCGCACCCACACCAACCTGTCGGTGACGGACTCTAGCgcgctgccgctgctgtcgccAAGCCTGTCGGTGCCGTCGGTCAGCCTGAGTGCAGCAGCCGCCGCCTGCCACCTGCACTACAGCACGGCACCATCGCTGACCACGCCGGCTGGCCTTCGCAGGACCTACCCGACCAGCCTGAGCCCCGTCGGCTCCCTCTCGGCGCGCTACCACCCGTACAAGCCGCCAATACCGACCTTCCCCGGCACACCATTCGCGCCGCTACCTCACCCTTCGCTCGGCATGTACTACTCGCCCTACGGACTCTACGGACAGAGGCTAGGACCTCCTGTGCACCCCTGA
- the noc gene encoding zinc finger protein no ocelli isoform X2 produces the protein MLTSSNQYLRPEFLSPLPTTLDAKKSPLALLAQTCSNIGADNPNIKPIIPPLEKPKDQDKSKGKSSSLSSSSTSSSSQLDDKPSFKPYESAKKEDSASNGDVGGGKKSPSSSSKSPPRVASSSPAASIASSGKASPTASEGGHSKSDASSGSATAITTTTSSSSSTPSSQNTLSGLGYGGAAALGLDLARDKDALSQLTSLSAAYKGLNPLANCCSPLLAGHLPGGMDGSFPGAALASQALKLGSYPVGSPLSPYVGYARVKTAGGGTSLVPVCRDPFCTNCQMSMQSAQLGVCPSGCTQCSHDRLGQSLGLNPALVPPGMGSSGLGSPLYPGAAAAHSMLTRPNVCSWMVGDTYCGKRFSTSEELLQHLRTHTNLSVTDSSALPLLSPSLSVPSVSLSAAAAACHLHYSTAPSLTTPAGLRRTYPTSLSPVGSLSARYHPYKPPIPTFPGTPFAPLPHPSLGMYYSPYGLYGQRLGPPVHP, from the coding sequence CTCGACGCCAAGAAGAGCCCTCTGGCACTGCTGGCGCAGACATGCAGCAACATTGGCGCCGACAACCCCAACATCAAGCCCATAATTCCACCGCTGGAGAAGCCCAAGGACCAAGACAAGAGCAAGGGCAAGTCATCGTCGCTCTCTTCTTCTTCGACGTCCTCATCGAGCCAGCTGGACGACAAGCCGTCCTTCAAGCCCTACGAGTCGGCGAAGAAGGAGGACTCCGCCTCCAATGGTGACGTCGGCGGCGGCAAGAAGTCCCCTTCCTCATCGTCCAAATCCCCGCCGCGGGTCGCCAGCTCGTCGCCCGCTGCGTCCATTGCCTCCAGCGGCAAGGCCTCGCCTACGGCTTCCGAAGGCGGTCACTCCAAGTCTGATGCTTCTTCAGGTTCAGCGACGGCCATCACGACGACTACCTCCTCGTCATCGTCGACGCCTTCGTCGCAGAACACGCTGAGCGGCCTTGGCTACGGCGGTGCCGCGGCCCTTGGCTTGGACCTGGCGCGCGACAAGGACGCGCTGTCGCAGTTGACCTCTCTGAGCGCGGCCTACAAGGGGCTCAACCCGCTGGCTAACTGCTGCTCGCCGCTGCTGGCGGGCCATCTGCCAGGAGGCATGGACGGCTCGTTCCCCGGCGCGGCACTGGCGAGCCAAGCTCTCAAATTGGGCAGCTACCCCGTCGGCTCGCCCCTGTCGCCGTACGTGGGCTACGCACGGGTGAAGACAGCCGGCGGCGGCACCTCGCTGGTGCCCGTTTGCCGCGACCCGTTCTGCACGAACTGCCAGATGAGCATGCAGAGCGCCCAGCTGGGTGTCTGTCCCAGCGGCTGCACCCAGTGCTCGCACGACCGCCTGGGTCAGAGTCTGGGCCTGAACCCGGCGCTGGTACCTCCTGGGATGGGCTCCAGCGGCCTCGGCTCGCCCCTCTACCCAGGCGCGGCCGCCGCGCACTCAATGCTGACGCGGCCCAACGTGTGTAGCTGGATGGTGGGCGACACGTACTGCGGCAAGCGGTTCTCCACCTCTGAGGAGCTGCTACAGCATCTGCGCACCCACACCAACCTGTCGGTGACGGACTCTAGCgcgctgccgctgctgtcgccAAGCCTGTCGGTGCCGTCGGTCAGCCTGAGTGCAGCAGCCGCCGCCTGCCACCTGCACTACAGCACGGCACCATCGCTGACCACGCCGGCTGGCCTTCGCAGGACCTACCCGACCAGCCTGAGCCCCGTCGGCTCCCTCTCGGCGCGCTACCACCCGTACAAGCCGCCAATACCGACCTTCCCCGGCACACCATTCGCGCCGCTACCTCACCCTTCGCTCGGCATGTACTACTCGCCCTACGGACTCTACGGACAGAGGCTAGGACCTCCTGTGCACCCCTGA